The following coding sequences lie in one Streptomyces ortus genomic window:
- a CDS encoding nuclear transport factor 2 family protein → MLDSLTRAALAAKITGPVLGPEDEGFADECAPFNLAVTHHPCVVVGAANSTDVQVAVRFAAQRRLPVAVMATGHQATIPADDAVLITTHRMAQVSIDPSARTARVTAGARWQQVIDAATPFGLAPLNGSSPLVGVIGYTLGGGLSPTMGRAHGWAADHVTSVEVVTADGELRHVDDASEPDLFWALRGGKSNFGVVTAMEFALFPVQQLWAGGLFFDGADAAAVLHAYAQVTAEAPNELSSSIALLRLPALPGVPAFLADRFAVHVRVSYLGPEAEAAGLVASLRAAAPVLADTLGPMPYASFAQIHNDPADPAPFMERTAMLRSLTAEAVEEILTAAGPTADCPVHFVELRHLGGALAQTADNAVGHRDAQFALWIVGVGVPDAFTAMNAYADELLQRMRPWSTGGRYLNFMAAQDTGVTDVSAAYDEADYHRLRSIKGRFDPDNLFRLNHNIPPKDGPMSGDKLQLLIDHAAIADALHRYTAGLDHGDADLLASSLTEDAMVDLTPATSKIGLDFPTLKPRDIVVGALIPAVGPLDTSHVISNIRATVDGDTAHVYCYAMAQHYLPQEGPKPDRTRHALMMNRYDADLTRDGSTWRISRLTIDNAWFEGDETVLLPGD, encoded by the coding sequence ATGCTCGATTCACTCACACGCGCCGCTTTGGCAGCGAAGATCACCGGCCCCGTACTCGGACCGGAAGACGAAGGGTTCGCCGATGAGTGCGCGCCCTTCAACCTCGCCGTGACCCACCACCCTTGTGTCGTTGTCGGAGCCGCGAACAGCACCGACGTGCAAGTCGCCGTTCGCTTCGCTGCACAGCGGCGTCTCCCGGTCGCCGTCATGGCCACCGGCCACCAGGCGACGATCCCGGCCGACGACGCGGTCCTCATCACCACTCACCGCATGGCGCAGGTGAGCATCGACCCCTCAGCCCGCACAGCCCGCGTAACGGCGGGAGCCCGCTGGCAGCAAGTGATCGACGCGGCGACCCCGTTCGGGCTCGCCCCGCTCAACGGCTCCTCACCGCTCGTCGGAGTCATCGGCTACACCCTCGGCGGGGGCTTGAGCCCCACCATGGGCCGCGCCCACGGATGGGCAGCCGACCACGTCACCTCTGTGGAGGTGGTGACAGCCGATGGCGAGTTGCGCCATGTCGACGACGCGTCGGAACCCGACTTGTTCTGGGCGCTGCGCGGCGGCAAGAGCAACTTCGGTGTCGTCACCGCCATGGAGTTCGCGCTCTTCCCGGTCCAACAGCTGTGGGCGGGCGGCCTCTTCTTCGACGGTGCCGACGCAGCAGCCGTCCTGCACGCCTATGCCCAGGTCACGGCCGAAGCCCCGAACGAGTTGAGCTCATCGATCGCCCTGCTGCGCCTGCCGGCCCTGCCCGGCGTGCCCGCCTTCCTGGCTGACCGCTTCGCCGTGCATGTCCGCGTTTCCTACCTCGGCCCGGAAGCCGAGGCTGCCGGGCTGGTTGCGTCGCTGCGGGCGGCCGCACCTGTCCTCGCGGACACTCTGGGTCCGATGCCCTACGCGTCCTTCGCCCAGATCCACAACGATCCGGCGGATCCGGCGCCGTTCATGGAACGTACCGCGATGCTGCGCTCACTGACCGCCGAAGCCGTCGAGGAGATCCTGACCGCCGCGGGCCCGACGGCCGACTGCCCGGTGCACTTCGTCGAACTGCGTCACCTTGGCGGCGCCCTGGCCCAGACCGCGGACAACGCCGTCGGACACCGGGACGCCCAGTTCGCACTCTGGATCGTGGGCGTCGGGGTACCCGATGCCTTCACCGCCATGAACGCCTACGCCGATGAGCTTCTGCAGCGGATGCGCCCCTGGTCCACCGGCGGACGCTACCTGAACTTCATGGCCGCCCAGGACACCGGCGTCACCGATGTGAGCGCCGCCTACGACGAAGCCGACTACCACCGGCTCCGCAGCATCAAAGGGCGCTTCGACCCGGACAACCTCTTCCGCCTCAACCACAACATTCCCCCCAAGGATGGCCCGATGTCCGGCGACAAGCTGCAGCTCTTGATCGACCACGCCGCGATCGCCGATGCACTGCACCGCTACACAGCCGGCCTCGACCACGGCGACGCCGATCTGCTCGCCTCGTCACTCACCGAGGACGCCATGGTCGACCTGACGCCGGCCACGAGCAAGATCGGTCTCGACTTCCCCACGCTCAAGCCGCGCGACATTGTCGTGGGAGCCCTCATCCCGGCGGTCGGCCCACTCGACACCAGCCACGTGATCAGCAACATCCGCGCCACCGTCGACGGCGACACCGCCCACGTGTACTGCTATGCGATGGCTCAGCACTACCTGCCGCAGGAAGGCCCCAAACCGGACCGGACCCGGCACGCACTGATGATGAACCGCTACGACGCGGACCTGACGCGCGACGGAAGTACATGGCGCATCAGCCGGCTGACGATCGACAACGC